A region from the Etheostoma spectabile isolate EspeVRDwgs_2016 chromosome 9, UIUC_Espe_1.0, whole genome shotgun sequence genome encodes:
- the LOC116695697 gene encoding 60S ribosomal protein L5 isoform X1 gives MGFVKVVKNKAYFKRYQVKFRRRREGKTDFFARKRLVVQDKNKYNTPKYRMIVRFSNRDICCQIAYAKIEGDMIVCAAYSHELPKYGVSVGLTNYAAAYCTGLLLARRLLNKFGLDKVYEGQVEVTGDEFNVESIDGQPGAFTCYLDAGLARTTTGNKVFGALKGAVDGGLSIPHSTKRFPGYDTESKEFNAEVHRKHIMGINVSEYMSYLMEEDEDAYKKQFSRFIKNGIAPDSIEEMYKKAHASIRENPVHEKKPPKEVKKKRWNRAKLSLAQRKDRVAQKKASFLRAQEQEDAD, from the exons ATG GGTTTTGTTAAAGTGGTGAAGAACAAGGCCTACTTCAAGAGGTACCAGGTCAAAttcaggaggaggagag AGGGAAAGACCGACTTCTTTGCTCGCAAACGCCTTGTTGTACAAGACAAGAATAAGTACAACACCCCCAAGTACCGGATGATTGTCCGTTTCTCTAACAGGGACATCTGCTGCCAG ATCGCCTATGCCAAGATTGAGGGTGATATGATCGTGTGTGCAGCCTACTCGCACGAGCTGCCAAAATACGGGGTCTCCGTTGGTTTGACGAACTACGCAGCAGCCTACTGCACTGGTCTGCTCCTGGCCCGTAGA CTTCTGAACAAGTTTGGCCTGGATAAGGTGTATGAAGGTCAGGTGGAGGTGACAGGTGATGAGTTCAACGTGGAGAGCATTGATGGTCAGCCAGGCGCTTTCACCTGCTACTTGGATGCTGGGCTTGCTAGAACCACCACAGGCAACAAGGTGTTCGGTGCCCTTAAGGGGGCTGTGGATGGTGGCCTGTCCATCCCACACAG CACCAAGCGCTTCCCTGGGTATGATACAGAGAGCAAGGAGTTCAACGCTGAGGTTCACCGCAAGCACATCATGGGCATCAATGTGTCAGAATACATGAGCTACTTgatggaggaggatgaggacgCTTACAAAAAGCAATTCTCCCGCTTCATCAAGAATGGAATCGCCCCTGATTCG ATCGAGGAGATGTACAAAAAGGCTCATGCTTCCATTCGTGAGAACCCTGTCCATGAAAAGAAGCCTCCCAAAGAAGTCAAGAAGAAGAG GTGGAACCGTGCCAAGCTCTCTCTGGCCCAGAGGAAAGACCGTGTCGCCCAGAAGAAGGCCAGCTTCCTCCGGGCTCAGGAACAGGAGGATGCCGATTGA
- the LOC116695697 gene encoding 60S ribosomal protein L5 isoform X2, with protein sequence MGFVKVVKNKAYFKRYQVKFRRRREGKTDFFARKRLVVQDKNKYNTPKYRMIVRFSNRDICCQIAYAKIEGDMIVCAAYSHELPKYGVSVGLTNYAAAYCTGLLLARRLLNKFGLDKVYEGQVEVTGDEFNVESIDGQPGAFTCYLDAGLARTTTGNKVFGALKGAVDGGLSIPHSTKRFPGYDTESKEFNAEVHRKHIMGINVSEYMSYLMEEDEDAYKKQFSRFIKNGIAPDSASSLCALLNWLSKQNNCREVIA encoded by the exons ATG GGTTTTGTTAAAGTGGTGAAGAACAAGGCCTACTTCAAGAGGTACCAGGTCAAAttcaggaggaggagag AGGGAAAGACCGACTTCTTTGCTCGCAAACGCCTTGTTGTACAAGACAAGAATAAGTACAACACCCCCAAGTACCGGATGATTGTCCGTTTCTCTAACAGGGACATCTGCTGCCAG ATCGCCTATGCCAAGATTGAGGGTGATATGATCGTGTGTGCAGCCTACTCGCACGAGCTGCCAAAATACGGGGTCTCCGTTGGTTTGACGAACTACGCAGCAGCCTACTGCACTGGTCTGCTCCTGGCCCGTAGA CTTCTGAACAAGTTTGGCCTGGATAAGGTGTATGAAGGTCAGGTGGAGGTGACAGGTGATGAGTTCAACGTGGAGAGCATTGATGGTCAGCCAGGCGCTTTCACCTGCTACTTGGATGCTGGGCTTGCTAGAACCACCACAGGCAACAAGGTGTTCGGTGCCCTTAAGGGGGCTGTGGATGGTGGCCTGTCCATCCCACACAG CACCAAGCGCTTCCCTGGGTATGATACAGAGAGCAAGGAGTTCAACGCTGAGGTTCACCGCAAGCACATCATGGGCATCAATGTGTCAGAATACATGAGCTACTTgatggaggaggatgaggacgCTTACAAAAAGCAATTCTCCCGCTTCATCAAGAATGGAATCGCCCCTGATTCGGCAAGTTCTCTTTGTGCATTGTTAAATTGGCTATCAAAACAGAA TAACTGCAGGGAAGTCATTGCTTAG
- the LOC116695695 gene encoding divergent protein kinase domain 1A: protein MARGLFPWGLFRKRLFVQAKFSYLHMKYFFFSWLAVFVGSWIVYVEYSSYTELCRGQDCKNSICDKYRKGVIDGSACSSLCKKDTLYLGKCFTAKPNSQVYSGSWGDLEGVIKCQMEEAPHYDLGSEMEPRKETVAFNKPTKGTSVERFREMILNHLKAKVGDQPNLADLATQVLSITDANKDGHISLPEARSTWALLQLNEFLLALVLQDREHTPKLLGFCGDLYVMEKVPYSPLYGINLPWVIEVWIPAGLRRSMDQWFTPSWPHKAKISIGLLELVEDVFHGTFGSFLMCDVSATSFGYNDRHDLKVMDARYIVPEAIFQENMRQKRCDVDEDCLLGADCLTSCDLTKHRCTPEVTRPNLAKSCEALKDYILRGAPSDIREELEKQLYACIALKGSVEQMEIEHSLILNNLKTLLWKKISHTKDS, encoded by the exons GCCAAATTTTCCTACCTACACATGAAGTACTTCTTCTTTTCCTGGCTGGCAGTGTTTGTGGGGAGCTGGATAGTTTACGTTGAGTACTCGTCCTACACAGAGCTGTGTCGTGGGCAAGACTGCAAAAATTCAATC TGTGACAAATACAGGAAAGGAGTCATTGATGGCTCGGCCTGCAGCAGCCTATGTAAGAAAGACACGCTTTACCTGGGGAAGTGCTTCACTGCCAAGCCGAACAGCCAG GTGTATTCTGGAAGCTGGGGAGACCTGGAGGGAGTCATTAAGTGCCAGATGGAGGAGGCTCCTCATTATGATTTGGGAAGCGAGATGGAGCCCAGGAAGGAGACTGTGGCCTTCAACAAGCCCACCAAGGGGACCTCAGTGGAAAGGTTTAGAGAGATGATTCTCAACCACCTAAAG GCTAAAGTGGGGGATCAGCCCAACCTTGCTGACCTGGCAACTCAAGTATTGTCTATAACAGATGCCAATAAAGATGGTCATATCTCACTGCCTGAGGCTCGCTCCACCTGGGCACTGCTGCAGCTCAATGAATTCCTGTTAGCATTAGTCCTGCAAGACAGAGAGCACACACCCAAGTTACTGGGCTTCTGTGGAGACCTGTACGTGATGGAGAAGGTGCCATATTCTCCACTGTACGGGATCAATCTACCCTGGGTCATCGAGGTGTGGATTCCTGCTGGTCTGCGCCGCAGCATGGACCAATGGTTCACGCCCTCCTGGCCACACAAGGCCAAGATCTCCATTGGACTGCTGGAACTGGTTGAGGATGTTTTCCATGGCACTTTTGGCAGCTTCCTCATGTGCGACGTGAGTGCCACCAGCTTTGGCTACAATGATCGGCATGACCTGAAAGTGATGGATGCACGATACATTGTTCCTGAAGCCATTTTCCAAGAAAACATGAGGCAGAAACGCTGCGATGTGGACGAGGATTGTCTTTTAGGTGCAGACTGCCTTACTTCCTGTGACCTCACCAAGCACCGTTGCACACCCGAAGTCACCAGGCCAAACTTAGCAAAAAGTTGTGAGGCACTCAAGGACTACATTCTGAGAGGTGCCCCATCTGATATCAGGGAGGAGCTGGAGAAGCAGCTGTACgcttgcattgcactaaaaggTTCGGTGGAACAGATGGAAATTGAGCACTCACTTATTCTAAACAATCTCAAGACTTTGCTATGGAAGAAAATCTCTCACACAAAAGACTCCTAA